In one Heterodontus francisci isolate sHetFra1 chromosome 16, sHetFra1.hap1, whole genome shotgun sequence genomic region, the following are encoded:
- the sla2b gene encoding src-like-adapter 2 translates to MGSRPSKSRPQTNMMISSNSANQPSTDISKVMTVVALYNYPSSSDSEPVISVGERLNVISEEGDWWKVVSMATDKECHIPCNYVAKVYHRWLFEGISREKAEELLLLPSNQSGAFMIRESQTRKGCYSLSVRRSNNASWDSIKHYRINRLPNGWFYISPRLTVPSLHDMVDYYSESGEGLCCTLKEPCHIQGPPIARQHHPDPIVVRKPQLNWNAVDSSILINDAKDSEEELPVSIGLREAINSYLVMTEELGLDEMSDKKTRLKALQARLQNSQRHANLNTAGNLGNLNFNSAGF, encoded by the exons ATGGGCAGCCGACCAAGCAAGTCCAGGCCCCAGACGAACATGATGATTTCATCAAACTCGGCCAACCAGCCCTCAACAG ATATTAGCAAAGTTATGACGGTGGTGGCACTATATAATTATCCATCGTCATCTGATTCGGAACCCGTTATTAGTGTGGGTGAGAGGCTGAATGTTATTAGCGA GGAAGGTGATTGGTGGAAAGTAGTGTCCATGGCAACTGACAAAGAATGTCACATCCCTTGCAACTATGTGGCAAAGGTATATCACAG GTGGCTGTTTgaaggcatcagcagagaaaaagcgGAGGAACTACTTTTGTTGCCCAGCAACCAGTCCGGGGCCTTcatgatcagagagagtcagaccagGAAAG GTTGCTATTCATTGTCTGTTCGGCGATCCAACAACGCGTCATGGGATTCCATCAAACACTACCGCATTAATCGCTTGCCCAATGGCTGGTTCTATATCTCCCCTCGGCTCACTGTCCCATCTCTGCATGACATGGTGGATTATTACTCAG AATCCGGTGAGGGTCTGTGCTGCACCTTGAAGGAGCCGTGTCACATTCAGGGGCCTCCCATTGCTCGGCAACATCATCCAGACCCCATTGTGGTGCGGAAACCTCAGCTGAACTGGAATGCGGTGGACAG CTCCATCTTGATAAACGACGCAAAGGATTCAGAAGAGGAGCTGCCTGTCAGCATTGGCCTACGGGAGGCCATCAACTCTTACTTGGTCATGACTGAGGAGCTGGGGCTGGATGAGATGAGTGACAAAAAGACTCGATTGAAAGCACTGCAGGCCCGATTACAAAACAGCCAGCGACATGCTAACCTCAACACGGCCGGGAATCTCGGCAACCTCAATTTCAACTCAGCTGGATTCTAA